From Serinus canaria isolate serCan28SL12 chromosome 26, serCan2020, whole genome shotgun sequence, one genomic window encodes:
- the C26H1orf116 gene encoding specifically androgen-regulated gene protein isoform X2 — MPRKELGMAGCNSGSCDSMVSTASNHSQRSDNSYDYLSVEEKECLMFLEETIGSLDAEGDSGVSTDDTDSGEPSKPRKGPVPRDLGNRTPPASRAQSGKSIPAPAAAPGPGYSSLPRNIPAANRASGSTGAVPAVPAGKAAQEVPKEGRLELGRAGSHTKSVMIQPPDPFQDELEWSRSQRSDARGEAAKETKIWTSWGHLEKSPLDEAPQDPDTKRGPPTAPKPRKLPPNIILKTSRSSPVPEHSQKVKAAPPPSASCQASPASDSTAERGTSGHLDPKEKEKARREALQKLGLPQDRREPSAQLHPHPRETALPIPGQPGEGSVPAIRQMPFKSNTLERSGVGLGSSMGSPKEQNGRGSSSSSLGKMSFIERLAPSFLRSRPRPASLGPGKDFGGLKEQEEKDKSSKRRSHPLPSFPRPPRVAVSVKISPKGAADENRREALKKLGLLKE, encoded by the exons agTGACAACAGCTATGATTATTTGTCAGTGGAAGAGAAGGAGTGTTTGATGTTCCTGGAGGAAACCATTGGCTCCCTGGATGCAGAGGGGGACAGTGGGGTGTCCACGGATGACACCGACTCCGGGGAGCCCTCCAAGCCCAGGAAAGGCCCTGTGCCCCGGG aTCTGGGGAACAGGACTCCCCCTGCAAGCAGAGCTCAGAGTGGTAAAagcatccctgccccagcagctgctccgGGCCCGGGCTATTCCAGCCTCCCCAGGAACATCCCTGCAGCAAATAGAGCttctggcagcacaggagctgtcCCCGCGgtgccagcaggaaaagctgcccaGGAGGTGCCCAAGGAGGGCAGGCTGGAGCTCGGCAGAGCAGGAAGCCACACCAAGTCGGTGATGATCCAACCCCCAGACCCCTTCCAGGACGAGCTGGAGTGGTCACGCAGCCAGCGCTCGGATGCCAGGGGGGAGGCGGCCAAGGAGACCAAGATTTGGACTTCGTGGGGCCACCTGGAGAAATCCCCGCTGGACGAGGCCCCTCAGGACCCCGACACCAAGCGTGGGCCTCCAACCGCCCCCAAACCACGGAAACTGCCACCAAACATCATCCTGAaaaccagcaggagcagccccgtgCCCGAGCACAGCCAGAAGGTAAAGGCAGCACCTCCACCCTCCGCCAGctgccaggccagccctgccagcgacagcactgctgagaggGGGACTTCGGGCCACCTCGACcccaaggagaaggagaaagccCGAAGGGAGGCCCTGCAGAAGCTGGGACTGCCCCAGGACAGGAGGGAGCCCAGcgcccagctccatccccaccccagggAGACAGCACTGCCCATCCCcgggcagcctggggagggctCCGTGCCAGCGATCCGGCAGATGCCCTTCAAATCCAACACCCTGGAGCGCTCcggggtggggctgggcagctccatGGGCAGCCCCAAGGAGCAGAACGgccgcggcagcagcagcagctccctgggcaagATGTCCTTCATCGAGCGCCTGGCGCCCAGCTTCCTCCGcagccggccccggcccgcctCCCTCGGGCCAGGGAAGGACTTTGGGGgcctgaaggagcaggaggagaaggacaagAGCAGCAAGAGGAGATCCCACCCTCTGCCCAGCTTCCCCCGGCCGCCGCGTGTCGCCGTCAGCGTGAAGATCTCGCCCAAGGGCGCGGCCGATGAGAACCGGCGTGAGGCGCTCAAGAAGTTGGGGCTGCTGAAGGAGTAG